Genomic segment of Callithrix jacchus isolate 240 chromosome 9, calJac240_pri, whole genome shotgun sequence:
GTCTTAATTTTCTACATCTACCCTCCAGATGTGGAAATCTAAGTACAAGGTAaggagcaggaggggaggggagaaaaaaatccaagtatgcAGTTTGTGTTCCAGtatgcagcggctcacgcctgtgatcttccctccctttgggaggcccaagcagaagcattgcttgagatcaggagtttgagacaagtctggtcaccacagcaagaccccatctgtaaaaaACTACTAGCCAGGCACGCTGGCATGcgcttgtggtctcagctacccagaaggctgaggcaggagtatcgcttgagttgcttgagcctaggagtttgaagctgcagtgagccatgactgtgccactgtgctccatcctgggtgggagcaagacctgtctcaagacaaacacacacaaaatatgtgtTCCATGATGCTGCTTGGAAAATTAAGGCTGAGAGATAGGGACAAAAGGAGacattcagattattttctaCCTTCTAAGGAAGCCTGCCTTTGTTAAAATCTGAATCTTGACAAAGACAGACTTCCTTAGAAGGTAGACTAAGCTTAGGCGCCTTGTACTTCTGCTAAGAACTCAGGCCCTGCTCCCCCGTGGTCCTTATCATGTTTTTGTGCTCCCATGGAACTTTGAACCTTATTGTTTGAATATGAGAGGCAAggctgggcgcggcggctcacacttgtaatcccaggactttgggaggctgaggtgggtggatcatgaggtcaggagttcgagaccaacctggccaacatagtgaagctccatctctattaaaaacacaaaaattagccaggcatggtggcatgcgcctgtaattccagctactggggaggctgaggcaggagaatcacttgaactcggaaggcgaaggttgtggtgagccaagattgtgccactgcactccagcctgggcaacagagcaagactctgtatcaaaaaaaaaaaaaaaaaaaggcaggaggatGTAATAACCTGTGGGCAGGCAGACCTGGGGTTAAGTCCTAGTGCTTCTACTATCTAATTATGTATGAATACCTTAACCTTTATGCAAATTAACCCTTATAGGGatgttgggagaattaaatgagaaaatgtcatAAGTCACCAGTTTATCGTAATAGCTACTATTATTAGTAGCTTGTTTCCCAACTCACAGTTACGATAGCAGGTTTGtttgagcatttactatatgtgtcaggcactattggGTCCTTATATGTACCTTACCTTACAATATCCATGAGGCAGGTTTTCTCGTCCCGGTTTAACAAATGCGTTAAAAATGGGTAAATAGAAGTAATCTACTTATGGCCACAAAGCTTACATAAGGGTGGGATTTGAACCCCTCATGTCTAGCCCCAAACTGTCTCTTCTTAAATATTCTACTGTACTGTATCTTAACCATCTCTGCTGGCCCATGTTTGTTGAGTGGGCTGCCTTAGTCTTGGAACTCAGAGTCCTCAGTTCCTCAGGGCTCACCTCAGGCTGTCAGAGAAGGCCTCCAGGCCAAATTTGGAGACACAGTAGCCCCCACCATTGGCTGCCAGGCGACCCAGGACGCTGGTGATGTTGATCACCCGTCCCCGGGCTTGCTGCAGGAGAGGCAGCAGGGCAAGGGTGACCCCGATGGGACCCATTGTGTTCACATTCAGCACCCGCTGGAAATCATCCCGGGTCAGCCATGGTGTGGGTCCGATGATACCAGCCACACCAGCATTATTCACCAGACCAAAAAGCCCTGTGGGGAGATGAGAAGGATGCTGGGGGTAGGTGAGGCACTCCTGCAGCCCCTTTTCTTTCCAGGAGTATCTGAAAACTGCTCCTCCACATAGTCCCTTTAGCTTACTATAGCCCTTGCAGGTGAATCCTGGGGTCACTATGGGCATCAGGAGACCCCACACCACATTCCTGGTGGTCTTCTACACTTACCTGCTTCCTTAACGTGTGTCTCCACCCACTTGGCTGCCTGTTGGACGCTCTGAGGATCAGTGATATCCAGCAGGGTGGTGTGGAGCCGGGAGGAGGCCACCCGCTGCAGGTCCTCGGCCCCGGAAGGGGTCAGGCAGCTGGCCAGGACTCGGAAGCCTCTCTGGTCCAGCTGCAGTGCCAGAAGGCGCCCAAAGCCTGAGTCACAGCCGGTGATGAAGACGAAGGCATCGCTGGCAGGCAGGCTCTGCCAGTCCCTGAGCAACCACAGCACTGCCCAGAGCAAGGCACCCAGCAGCAGAGGGAGCCACATAGTTGGAGCCCAAGTGACCTGCAGGTGGCAGCCCAAGCTGGGCAGAAAAACTTGTCCAGTTTACTGCAGCCCTCAAGCCCTTTCCCCTAATACTTTCCCTGGCTGGAAGCATCTGGTGTGAGCAGATTGAGAAATTATCTGCTTGGCATATAATTGGCCGACTATGGCTCATCTGTGCGAAGCAAAGATGTGAGCAGACCCTCTATTTGTAGCTAACTTAACTAAAACCACCTGAGCCAGGTCCTGTGTACAGACCTGCTGTATGGAGCAGAGGCATCTTCTTGCTTGCCTCACACCTTCTCTCCTACTAAACCAGGGACACtgaaccttccttttttttttctattttttcttttgagatggagtctcattctgtcacccagactggaagtgcagtggcacgatcttggctcactgcaacccctgtatccgtggttcaagcgattctcctgcctcagcctcctgagtagctgggattacaggtgcatgccaccacgcctggctaatttttttgtagttttagtagaggtggggtttcactgtgttagccaggatggtctcgatctcctgacctcgcgatccacctgcctcagcctcccaaagtgctgggattaccggcccATGCACTTGGGACACCGAACCTTCTATATGCAACCTGGGTCTTGTGTTTGCAATGATGTACAGGGCCAAGAGCCCCGCATTTAGTCCTGGTGGCCTCAGATTTGCTGTGTGATGCTGAGCATTTCATTGTGTCTCTGAACCGTTCTCCCATCTACCAAGTGAGGCTAAGACCAACCAGGTCCACCTCAGAGTTGTGGAGGATGAAATGGGATAATGTGTGAGGAAGCATGTTAAAAGTGAAAGACATTGCCAATACGTGTAATATCTAGCTGTTCTCATAGTTTCCCTAGCTCTCAGTATCCACTTACCTCCTATGGGGAAAGCTGGCAGGTACTACAGCGCCAAAGCTGCTGCTCTTGCTTTTGTTTGAGACTGCTCCCGGTCTTCTCAGCCTCCCACCCTAGCTACTGCTAAGGTCAAAGTCCAGAGTGGGTGGACTTGGATACCAGGCACATTAAGTGTGTGATGGGTGGGGAtagggctgaggaggaggagccagggaAGCTGGAGCTTGCCCGGCTGAAGCCAGGACTTGGCAGAGGCCAGATTTGCCTAGGCTCCCCCCACCCCTTGGCTGTCTTTTTCAGCCAGGGTTCCCGACCAGCTATGTCATGGTCTCTGAGGAGGAGGGAGCTGTCAAGGATAGCAGCTGCACCGCTGTTGGTAACTGTTACTGGACCTGTCATTCCTCCCCCTTCTCAGCCCTCAAGTGTCCCCAAGAATTAATCTCCCACCCGGCTCAGACTCATGACACTGCTTAGCGTTAGCGTGGGAGAGGCCGTGAGCACGTGGAGAGGCAGAGACCCAGAGCTGGGACCAGACCTGTGCCTTGCTTTGTCTATTGTAGGAAACTGGTCCTGAATTAGGAAGCCTGGGGCAGGGCTACTAGGACCTTCTCTGGGGAGGGATGGGAACTCCCACACTCTGCTTGCATAATGGACACTTGTACAAGCACCAAGGAGGAGAAAAGACGTGGGACAGTAAGAGGAAGCTAGTTCCACCCTCTACCCAAAAGGTACCTGTCCCTCAGAGAAACCACCTTTGAACCTTCCACTCCCACCCCCGACATTGGCGCTAGTAGCTCTTCGAAACACACCACAGAGAAATGGAGGCGTGTTTTATTCAAGGCTTGTCAGTCTCCCTCCTTCCTGCTGTGGGTGAGATAGGAGGGATGGGTGGAGGGGGAGGGAACAGGGGCTAGGAAGGGGCGGACTGCAGCTGCCCTTTGTAGACATATTCCAGTGCAGTGGCAATGGTGCGCATGTCCAGCTCGATGCTCCGAGCCCAGTTCTCCACATCCCCAATTTCCTGGGAAGGGGGAGAGGAGGTGGGAGTGCAGGCATCAGAATGGGTTGAGTGTAGCTTCCAGTCTGGGGATACTTTTTATTCATCTCCTGGTAAAGGCTTTACTTGGACCTACcaactgcttttctttctctaccttttcTGACACTGGGGCTATAGATGGGGTCTCTGGGACCACCCTACTTCCTCCTTAACCCTAAACCTGAGGTAACCAGACTGGAGGCAGCCAAGGGGGTGCAGGACTGGGGTGGTGAGGTAGGGAGTATGGCCCACCTTGAGTGCCTGGTTGAAGTTCTCCACCATTCCAATCCACTGGCCTGTCTGCTTGGCAAATTGGGCAGCCTGCACCTGTAGGGTCTTCACTTCATGGTCCAGCTTTCTCTGGTTCATGTAGGCCTGGGCTACACTGCGGGGTTGGAGTAGGGAGATCAGCTTACCCAACAAGTTAGGGGTGGTCTCCAGGACTAATATTGCACTGCAGCAGTGGGAGTTCAGCCAAGAGTCAGGGCTCATCATTCGGCCATTTTTGGATGTGATGCAAATGACTACCAGTACATGCAAATAAATCCACTCCCAGGATTCCCAGGAGAGCCAAGATGGGAGCTGACTAGAAACATACCAGCTCCAACCCCCAAAAGGAGTTCCTGCAGCtgagtgggggaagggagggaaaacgGGGGGCGATATCCCTGAGGAAGAAGCTGGGAGGGAAAAGGGGCATGGAAAAACTGTGAAAATGCAGCAGGAAGGACACATCTGGCAGTGATTGGAAGCCTAGGGATCTATACAAGAAGATGGAGAGGGAAACTGGGCCCCTCCCTGAATCTGGGGTAGGATGGGAGAACAAACCCCCTCCCCAGGAACCCTGGGTCAAAAGAGGATATCCCAGGGGTTTCTTCTCTGCTCTCAGTTGCTCTCCCAAGTCTTTGCCTTTGCCCACACAGATCAAGGAACACACATATGCTCCCTCCCTTCTGCCTTAAGcactagtttttcttttcttttcaatcaaGGCACAGGCTGTGGTTTTACTACCATGGGGTTGGTGTCCCCCACTTTCTGCCAGTGTTTtctgccctcccccacccctgtaATAACTGTTCTCATTTATTGGCTGATGAATTTTTCACTTCCTACCCCAAAGCTCTAGTCAGCCAGGAGATTTCACATCCGGTGCCCCCACCCACTGGAATGTGTGGGGGCTGGAGGGGGGAAGGGGTTGGTGGGGGCTGAGGGAGTGGGCAGGACACCTGACAGGGGCCAAGAGAGACTGagcctttgttttcctttctgggGAATGAGAGGAGCCGTGGGCAGCAACACAAAACCCTTTCTAATCTGGCTTTGGCTTAGCTGCCCTCTAAGCTGAAAGTGGGGTGGTCTCTAGCAAAGGAAGAGAAGTGGGAGAAGCCTGGGCCAATATCACAAATGATGGGCACAGCAGAGACCAGCAGGCGCCAAtgtgggagggaggaaaagggaggggcAGGTCTTGTCTCTTCTTTGTGGGAGACAGCTGGGTCACTGTCAAGGGTGGGGTGGGAACTGAAACAGACTCCCCTGAGAGTTCCTGAACTCCTGGTTTTCCCCAATGACCACCTGCTTCTATTTCACACCGAGTAAAGAGAGCTGCCTGGAGAGATGGGAGATCAGGGGCTCCAGCCACAACCTTCTTTTTCTCAACCTCCCCTCAAGATGAGTAACGAAGATGACCCCAGCCCCTGCATGGCTCACTTAGATGACTCAGTCTCTGGATTCATGCCAAGCTGTTCTATTTGACATGGGGTGGAAGGCACCATCCTGCCTTTCTTCCAACAGGCAGACTAGCAAATCATCTCCGCACACTTCTGGCTCACTCGGGGTCAAGAGATAATATTCTTTGCTCTTTCCCAAGTCTTTGGCTGTTACTGGCATTTTCATTTAGGGCTGGGGCAGGGTGTAGCCCCTAGAGACCCAGCAGGAAGGTAAGAGACAGCTTGGTTCTGCCACAGGTTCTACTCTCACCACCACCAGCTGTGCCATCTCTTTCCTGCCAGCTGCTCCCCAGGCCTTCCAGAGGGgggggaggcagagaaggagagggtgATAAGCTGTGGTGAAGGAGGGTGCTCTCCCTCCTGCTGAAGTGACAGCTGGACTTGGAAGGGTGaagggaggtgggcagatggcaTCAAGTTGAAAATGCCAGGGAAGTTAATGTGGGAAGGGGAAATCTGCCTGCTTCTCTAACCACTGCAGCTGTTCCTCCCTTGCCCAGTGCTAGGGCTCAGAGTTGGCTCAAGTTTCTCTACAAAGAGCTGGGAGGGGCGGGATAGGATAGGGGAATGAGTGCACCATCCCATCCCTTCGACAGCGGCCTGAGGGACAGACCTTGCCAGTGCCTAAACTTGGgcggggtggggaaggaggaaacTGGCGTTGATGAGAAGAGGTTCATACCCCACATTGAGGTGATCCACCAAAGCTTCTGTCAGGCAGGTCGCTGCAGTGATAGCTTCTCGCCTCCTCTTctctgaggagagggagaaaaggaattgGAGGGGAGACCTGGTTTTTTGAGGGATAGTGTTAAAGGTTCCCTACCTGTTCTGACTCTTCCGCTAGTTGCCGAAATTTCTTAACTAATCTCTGAATGCCAGAGCTGAAAAGGACCTTGCAAAACATAGAGCAACCTCTTTCATTTTCGAGGTGAGGAAACTGGTACCCTGGGAGGGAAAAGGACTCACTCGGGGACACCAGCAAGTCAGTGGCAGCGCCCAGGACTCCTGACTCCCAGGCACTCTTTCTCCACTATCTTGGCCGAAGAATCGGTAACTCCGAGATTCCCAGTCGGGGCTCAGGAAACAAGTGCCCCACCTCGGTTCCGGTGGTTTCAAGACTCCAAGAATCCCATCTCTGGGGGTTTCCCACACCCTCCTCCCTCCAGAGGCGCTGGCTGGCACAGCCAGGACGACAGGCTCCCTGGGCCACAGGCAGGGCGCTccggggcaggggcggggctaAGCTGCGGCCGAAACGGGTGTTGGGGGCGTTGCTGAGGGAACAGGCGTGCTGTCCCAGCGACCAGAGCCAGCTGGCAAGGGAAAGGAGTTTCAAAAAAAGCCGCCCTGAAATCCCCATTCCCCTGTGCCCGTTGACCGCTAGCCGGCGTCCTTCCCTGGGTATGGGTAGTCACTCGAGATCCAGGCTCGGGCTGAAGCTAGGCCGCGGCCGGAGAGAAAACAGGGATATTCGGCTCACCCTGCAGCTCCTTGCGTTCATTCTGTTTGGCCTGGTGTTCTTTCAGCAGGCGGGACAGCATGGTAGCGTcggcctgggggctggggacaCCAGCCCCCTTCCGGCTCCGGAAGCTGGAACGCGCACCTCGACTCCCCGGGGCCATGTCACGTGACCGCAGTGTCACGTGAGGCTGGGACCCGCCCTCTTTTGAGACGTTGGGTGAAAATCTTGGCGAGGAGGGGAGGTAGAGGGTGGGGGAGGGCGGGTGAACCCTTTACTTTTTGGTGAGTGTTGGAAGAAGCATTTTGTGATACCCATATTGCCAAGCCAGTTTTTAACATTGCCTTTGGATCTCAGGCTTCGAGGGCTGGTGGTGCTACGCCGTCTGTCACCGTTTGGTTGCTGAGGGAGCAGAAGCTCCCTGGACTCATTTACATTCTTTTCCTTCACTCTCCTTACCTCCTGGCAGTGCTAGCTGGTTCTCAGTTGATTCCCAGTTCCTTCCCTCAAGGAGAGAAtgctttcctctctcttccaACCCTCTTTCTTCTCACTACCCCACCGAAGTTTCAGCTCTGGGTGATAATTGCAGAGAAGCATTTTTAGGCGCTTCAGGCGGCCTCCTAGGGAGCTTGGCTAACTTGGCGGGCTGTGTGAATGTACAATTTCATCTCTGTCCTTTTGTGGTCAGGAATGCGAACCCATTTCAGTCTTAGCAGAAGCACAAGTGCTGTGCCaaagtaaaaagtaatttatataagGCCTCTGTGAACTAAAAAGAAAGCTTCCGGGAGGAACTCCAACGAGAACAATTATAAACATCATCAACATATTCTTGCCATTGGTACAGTGTCTCTCGGTGCGCCTTGCACTAACATGTtgggtgactttgggcaagttgctcACCACTCTAGATTctagttttctcttttgtaaaacgAGGAGAAGGGATTGGattaaatcagtggttctcaaccctggcttAGCATTAGAATCTAAACATTAGAATCACAAAAATCACTTATAAAAAAAGCTTATAAAAATGCCTTAATTCCAGACTAATGAAATAGAATCTAAGGGGTGGAGACCAAAcatcagtatattttaaaagctgttcTGGTGACTCTAATGTGTGTGCAGGGTTGAGAAGCACTGGACTAAACAGTATCTAAAACTATTTCCAACTTTGGCATTCTCTAATTTTGTGATTCACTGGCATAGTTGAAGTTGACTTCATTATATGTACTTGCAGGGGGAGGAGAAATGGGTGCTGACTGAGTTAGAAGAAAGCATTCTTGAATTTTCTGAGTAAGATTTGAGAATTACTGATCAATGATTCATTCAGCTATTTGCAGAATAGCATTTCAAATCCTGGGAGGTGTGCGGCTGTCAAAGGATTAATGCGGAGAAACACATGAAATGCTTAAGTGTCAGCATAAAGCAAAACATTAAGtgccaaaataaaaattctgtttgtatgtatgtgtctaaATTATATGCGTACTGTAcctttttaaacatttcctgAGTACTCATCATAGGtcaagcactttacatgtattagttcatttaatcCCTAGAACAGTTCTGTGAAGTATTATTATTAGTATCCCAAATTTGTAGATGAAGAATCTGAGGCAGTTAAGTAATAGAGTTCATTAGTGGTAGAGCTAGGATACAAACCCAGGCTATCTGACGCCAGAGCCTGAGTCTTACCACTGTATACTGCATAAACCACAGCTGAGACCCCAGGAGGGTAGACCCACAGCACTTTTCTGGGAATGTTTGTGTCTCTAATCATTATGCCCCTCTAGCTTGCTGGGCATGAGCTGTAGGGAATCCTGGCAGGGGAGGAGTGTTTGGGAAGAGGCTCTGCTCCAGAGAAGGGCTGATCAATAGAAGCGGGAAGAGTGAAAGCATCACAGGGCAGCCTGGCCCAGTCCTCCCCCATCTCTGGCTCCAGCTTCCAACTGCAGTGACCAAGCAAAACAGAGGCAGAATGGAAATGCCTGGTGCCTcacctccagagctgtgaggccTGGGGAGAAGGACATGGGTTGGAAGTGTCAAGAGAATGGTGACATGGGATAAGTGAAACAGAGGGTGAGGGCTAATGAGGGAGGTTGGTGTTGGGGGTCTCAAGGGTTAGTTCTAAATGTTAAGATTAGGCCGACTGAGGGAGAGTGTCAGACCTGTCCTGTATTACCCTCACCCTTCTTGGCACAACTGCCTGACATTTTCACAATCAGTATAGAGACTGCCAGGATTCTGCAGAGATTAGCCTTATCCTCCTCTCCCATACACTGGCTGTTCCTTTGCCCTAGAGCTGAGCAGAGGACATGGGGTATCTGTAATCTAGCATCCCCAACTGATCTCTCTAGGGTTATCCTCCATCTGTTCTTTTTCTGGGCCTTTATTTTTCACTGTCTAACCTTAGTTTCTGCTGCGGTTGAAGCTCAACTTCACTTGTCCTTGGTAGAGATGGACGCAAGTCGCCTACATATCTGTCTGGAGAATGACCCTTGAAATTTCAAGTCTCTTTCTGTTCACCTGTCCTTACAATTTCCTACCCAGATTATTTTCCCTTAGACTGAATAAATGCAACTCCATACTCCTTTCTCCACTGATTTCCCTCTTCTTTTGAGGTCTCTTTCAGAGTTAGCTTTAATTAGCAAGCTCCAAACTGACTGGCTGGGCCAAACAGGACTGGAAGCTGATGAGTTGTTAGGGGTTCGGTGAGGACTGAGGGAGGACACAGAGTGAGTAAAGAAGGCTTCACATACTGGGAAATCTGGCTGGGCTTCAAGAGAGGGGGTTGCTGGTGGTGTGGCCAAGTTCCAAATGTTGGCCAAAAGCCAGTGCTCAAAGAAAAGGGGCCCTCAAGACAGTCTAAATGGCTCCCTTTGGTAAGTGACCTCCCAGTCCTTCTCAAGCGTAAGGGTTTCTTTTGGATCCTCAAAGACCAGAGCGGGCAAGCTGTTTCTCCACTGAATTCCCTCAATCAcatttgtgttctttctctccCAGCCACTCCCATAGTTCAAGCTTTGACTACAACCAGAATTCAGAGGCAGGGAGAAGGATTCCAGTGCTGGAGAGGAGAGTGGAGTGAACAAGTCCTCACGTGGGTGCCGGGAAGGAAAACCTGACCCTGGGACATGAGCTTCAAGCCTCTGTTGCCAGATGAGGTGGAGGGAGAAGTTAGCCCTGAAGTGTGTGTTCTGGAAGGGTTTGCTTGTAAACTAGAGACAACTGCAAAAAGTATGATTTGAGGGAGCTGAAAAAGAGTGATCTCAAATGGAGGGGAAGAAGTTGTTAAAAAGGGAAGGAGCAGGAGAAAGCCTCAGCTTCCACTCATACAAGAGCTAAAAGGGCAAAGATCTTGGCTGGAGCTGGACAtttctcaacttttaaaattttggagatttttgtaaaaagtattaatcttttattatttattaatttattgagacagggtttcactctgtcgcccaggctggagtacagtggtgtgatctcggctcactgcaacctccacctccttagttcaagtgattcttctacctcagtctcccgagtagttgggactacaggctcgggccactatgcctgggtaatttttgtatttttaatggagatggagtttcaccacgttggtcagtctggtctcgaactcctgacctcatggtctgcctgcctcagcctcccaaagtggtgggattacggtgtaagccaccgtgcctggcctaaccgtttatgtttaaatgaaatttaatgtgttttaaaaattcagtttctcagtcatGCTatccatgtttctttttcttttctttgttttttttttttttttttttgagacagagtctcactctgttgcccaggctggagtgcactggattAATCTATTCTGTGGAGTGAGGCAGATAATCTATTCCGTGGATTATCATTTTACTTTGTTGATGGTATCCTTagaagcacaaaagttttcactttttttttttttttttttgagacagagtctctgttccccaggctggagtgcagtggtgccatctcggctcactacaacctccacctcctgggtttaagcaattctcttgcctcggcctcctgagtagctgggattacaggcatgtatcaccatgcctggctgatttttgtatttttagtagagatgggtttttgtcatattggccgtgctggtctcaaactcctgacttcaagtaatctgcctgcctccctcctgaagtgcttggattacaggtgtgagccaccacttctggcttggaaattattttgaaataattacagatCAGAGGAAGATGCAAAAACAGCACAGGAAGTCTTGTGtatccttcacccagtttccccCAATAGTGACATCTTATGTAACTGCAGCACAAAACCAAAACTACTAAAAAGTTAATATTGgtacagtactttttttttttttgagatggagtctcacttggttgcccaggctggagtgcagtggtgccatctcagctcactgcaacctctgcctcctgagttcaagtgattcttgtgactcagcctccggagtagctgggaatacagtcacctgccaccacacctggctaatttttgtatttttagtagagacggtgtttcaccatgttggtcaggctggtcttgaactcctgacctcaggtgatttgcttgccttggcctcccaaagcactgggattacaggtgtgagccaccatgcccggccctctagtttcttcatttctctctttacCTACAATATTGTCTTCTACCCCAACATTCTAGTCTCATTTCTCCTTGAGGGAAATCTCCACGTCTAAATTTACTAGGCTGGTCTAGTGTGCTCTGGTgtgttcccctccctcccttgcccctCTATTTATAGCTGGGCTAATTTTGggtgccctctctctctcttctttcctgatCCTTCCTCCTGTGGTGGTGAGGTGACTTCTCAAATATTTGGGCAGAGGAGGTCAGAAGCAGATTTTTGGCATCTGATTTCAGTCCTGGATCACAGAAGCCAGCCAAGTGGGAATGGAGGCAGACAGAAGCTGCAGGTGACAAAAGGAGGCAGCTTGGGCTCTAAAGGCATTTGGAGCTAGGGTGGAGGCAGTAGTCCCATTTCTATCCCAGTTCTATCCTGATTTTGCTATTCTGCATTCCCATATGAGTTCTTCTCTACTGTCTGGGGCTCTGAGATATAAAAGGGATGGGGAGCGCAGGGTGAAAGTAGAATCCTCATGCCAGCCCTGCTGACGGCACATGTATTTCCTTATAGTACCTGTTTAGAGATGCTCTAGTGCTTTGGAGGGGATCTCCACATGTGTAATATTGGAAAACAGaaccggtggctcacgcctgtaatctcagcactatgggaggctaaggtgggcggatcatgaggtcaggagtttgagaccagcctgaccaacatggtgaaaccccatctctattaaaaaaaaaaaataaataaaataattaaataaaaaaaggacAACGGAGGGCCAGACTTCCAAATGTCTGTTAACTTACCCAAGGCAAACACTATCCCAGGGCCAGCAGAGTGagaacctactttttttttttttcaagtaagtATAATCCTGAACAATGAAGTAGGAGAGACGAAGAGAACATGGGAAGAGGAATGCGATAGGTACACACTGGAACTtttaagaaagggaaggagaagagagaatcaTAAGAATATGATAGTGTTTGAAGGGCAGAGACAACATTAGAAACATTGAGAAATACTCTGAGAAAGATTCCAAGTGTGACAGAGACAAGAACGATGACAACATAGAATTTGGGATGAGACAAAACAAGATggtgagagaaagaagagaagatggaCAGATGTATATTCACAAGACCAACACCAGTAAGCAGGAGGTGTAGGAAGGGGAAGTGGGAGCAAGCAAGGTTCCCATTATGCCAATTTATTTCCTGTCTCTCCTCCTGGCCCCA
This window contains:
- the BLOC1S1 gene encoding biogenesis of lysosome-related organelles complex 1 subunit 1; translated protein: MAPGSRGARSSFRSRKGAGVPSPQADATMLSRLLKEHQAKQNERKELQEKRRREAITAATCLTEALVDHLNVGVAQAYMNQRKLDHEVKTLQVQAAQFAKQTGQWIGMVENFNQALKEIGDVENWARSIELDMRTIATALEYVYKGQLQSAPS
- the RDH5 gene encoding retinol dehydrogenase 5, with product MWLPLLLGALLWAVLWLLRDWQSLPASDAFVFITGCDSGFGRLLALQLDQRGFRVLASCLTPSGAEDLQRVASSRLHTTLLDITDPQSVQQAAKWVETHVKEAGLFGLVNNAGVAGIIGPTPWLTRDDFQRVLNVNTMGPIGVTLALLPLLQQARGRVINITSVLGRLAANGGGYCVSKFGLEAFSDSLRRDVAHFGIRVSIVEPGFFRTPVTNLESLEKTLQACWARLPPATQAHYGGAFLTKYLQVQERIMNLICDPDLTKVSRCLEHALTARHPRTRYSPGWDAKLLWLPASYLPASLVDAVLTWVLPKPAQAVH